The sequence below is a genomic window from Tenacibaculum tangerinum.
ATTTTCTTCGCAAAATTAATTGGTGTTAAATCAATCAATGAAACATAGCCGATTGTTTTTCGAATCCCAGGTATTTCAGTATCATCAAATCTTGCTGGAAGTATATATTCTTCACTTTCGGAAAATGCTCTAGCCTGTGCACTTTTCAGTTCGTGATTTGTCCAAAGCTTTCTTTTATAATGTTCTGATATGAAGACGACTGCGTATTTGGCTTTATTCTGGTATACATCATCTAAGTGCTGATATAAATCTTTCCCCCACAAATCAATGTCCTCATACAAATCATAAAACACTTTAATTCCAGATTTCCGAAGAAAACTTGCTGTTTTTTCTACATAATCTCTATCCTCGCCAGCAAAAGATAAAACTACATCATATTCTAGATTCAGACATTTTTTCATGTTCATTCAGGTTCTGTTTTAATAACGGTTAACGTATTTGTGTATGATTTTTTGCGTGAAAAGACGCGAGTCGTTTTCCGTTGTTGCGGAAAGATAATTAATAAGATTGAATTTCCGTTGAGGAAATTTAGCCGCAATTAATTATACACCTTGTTACCACACGTTTTTTTCCATTTTAAAAAATCAGATGTTCTAAATGATTTCTTAATGCGAAAAGTAACATCAAAATCAAAAGAGTAATCAAATTTGTTTTAAATTTTACTAATTCTTCTTTATAATATTCTTTTTTTATTCTAAAGACTAAAAATCCGCCTACTATTAAAATTGGAAGATAATTTAGAATCAAATCAACGTACCACAATTTGGCTATTCTGCTAGAAGTTGCTCCAGAGCCATAAATCAGAAAGAAAGCTAGAGTCTCTATTAGGATTAGAAGTAAAAGAATTCCGCAAAAGAGTATTGACATAATTCCAATTCCGATATAATTAGTTTTAACTTTTAAAAATTCGTTCACATTCATTTCTTAAAAGTTAGATGGTAAATTCAGACAGGTTATTACTGAAATTAAATGAACTCCCACTAAGTAAAATTTCCATTTAAATTTTTTAGTCAGAATTAGTGCATAGATTGGAACTTGAACAACAGCAATTATAATAGACAAGATTCCTATTCCATTTTTTGTTAAAATAGCAATTAACATTGAAAATGGATAAACAACTTTTGCTGGTAAATAAGTTCCGTGCCCTCCACCCATTGCAAACACAACAATGACTAATAAAATTAATGTTATTAAAATAGTAGTTCCGATTTTCATTTCAAATGTGTGCTAACGGTCTTGTATATGGCTCGTAGCGTGTAAATTAGCGATTAATTTTCGGTTAGGCACGAGCCAAATTTTTTAATTTTCTTATTACCTTTCTTTTTAATAAGCAAAGTTAAAAATTTGGCGGACTTGCAAATATGCCTTAACTTTGAATTATCCAACTAACTAGCTATGAGATATATACGTTGTTACCAGTAGTTTTTATTCCTTAATTGTTATGTTATTCTCTTTAGCTTTTCTTTCAATCAATTCAGATTTTCCTAATTCCTCTAATTTAGCACTTATAAATTCAAATAACTTTTGACTGTCTTTTTGATATTCAGAATTAGCTTCCAAATATATTCGATGAGCTATGAATAAATTGTCCAACGCATTTTCATAATCTTCTTTGATTAATAACATTTTTGCCAAACCAAAATAGCCTTCTGGGTCATTCGGATAAAGGAATTTTAATTCAGCATATTTTTTTATTGAGTTTTCGTCATCTTCTAACTTAGAATAACAAACAGCTATGTTTAACAAAGCCACATTTCCCTCAGGGAATATTTCAAGTGATTTTTTATAATATTTCACAGCACTGTTATAATCTTCCTGTATTCTATATGATATTGCTAGATGGTCAATTGCATAAATAAAATTCGGGTCTAATTTTATAGCAGATTTAAATTCTTTTATTGCTTTCTTGAATTTTTTAGAATCTAAATAATCATTCCCTTTATCAAAGTATTTATTAGCTTCGAAATTACTAGATAAGCCGTAGAATTTAGTTTTTTTATTTTCAATTACCAGTCTCCTTACATTATAACAATAACTTGGAAGTATATCGTATGCTTTTTTTATCGTTCCTCGAATACCTTCAACAGTTGTAATTTGTTTTCTTTCATCAAGACTACCTTCCATCATAACATTAGCCATAGATTTCGTAATACTTCCTCGAATACTGTCTTGAAGAATCTTTATGTCATTTATTGAGTCCAAGTATTTACAAGCATCTATTGCAATCTTTTCAGATACAGATTGCCCTTGAAGTGTAGAAAAAATTAAAATATTAAATAGTAATGTTAGTGTTTTGTTCATTGAGTCTGTTTAAATTACTGGCAACGGTCTTGTATATGAAAAGTAGCGGATTTCAGGCACTAACTTTTCGGATTATAACTGACTTCTAATTTATTTATTTTCTTTCGATTAAGCGATTAAACCGCTATTTTTTATATACGTTGTTAGCTTGCGTTTTTTTTCAGTTGTTCTTTATTTGTCAATATTAAAATTCCTCCAATCACAAATCCGCTTATCAGTCCACCAAAATGAGCTGCATTATCAATTCCTCCTAAAAATCCAAATAACAAACTTAATCCTGCGTAAAGTCCTAATAGCATCCAAGTCATTCCTCTCATATAATTTGGGTAAATTTTAAAAACTGTAAAAGCCAAAATCAGACCATAAAGTCCAAAAATTGCTCCAGATGCTCCAACACTAACTGTGTTTTCGTGCCAATAAATACTCGCTAAACTTGCAAGTATTCCGCAAACAATGTAGGTAATTATTAATTTTACCGAACCAAGAATGTTTTCCAATAAACTGCTTCCAAGTCCAAGACCTATTAAGTTCATAAATAAGTGTAATATTCCACCGTGAATAAACATCGAAGAAAATAATCTCCAATATTCTCCATTCATAACTTCTATTCGTCTATTTCCTCCAATTTCGAGCAATTCCTTTGGTGTAGGCGAGACTATGTTTAACCCGTCAAATGTCATAATTAGGAAAGCAATAATATTTAAAAGCAATAAAATCGCTGTAGCTTTATTTTTGCCCATTGGATTTAAAAAGCCTAACATATCCTTTAAATCGTCTTCTTTTAGCGGTTTATTCTTTTTAAAATCGTTTAATTCCTTTTCGTCAATTTTTGGAATAACTACCATTACCAAAAGGACTAATGCTCCAATTCCAAAAGAGCCAAAAATCCAGAAAAATGAATTGCCAAGTCTTTCTTCAAAAACATCATTTTTTGGGACAAGTATTATTTGTTCTTTTTCGTTAAGATTAGGGTTTCTTTCTTTTATTGCTTCTATAAATCCGTCTCTGTCGTCTGAATACCCTAGTCGTTCAAAATATTCTACATCTTGAAAATTATAAGTTTTAAATTCTCGTTCTGATTTGTTTAAAAAAGTCCTGTATTCTGAATTTTTCCTTTGTTCATTAATACGATTACTTAAATTTTTTTTATACTCAACTCCATACCAAATAGAGCTCGTTTCCTCAAATGGACAGGCTAGATATAAATAAAAGTTCAGATTATCATTATTTCGACCAGAAGTTCTCGCAGTTAAATATGGAAGACTTGAGTTATGGTCAATATTAAATGAGTTTATTTTAAAATACTTTTCGTTTTTTAATTCTTTAACTTTTGAGATTGAAGATATTTCATTTAAGTCAAAAGAACCTTTTTCAATGTAGTTTTGACTTATTATTATTGGTACAGCCATTGCTGCTGCCATAGCAAATTGATATCCAAAATATCCATTATCTCTTTTACCTCTAACATTTAAAATTCGAATTCTTCTTCGTAACCAAATAAGTATTGGAATCCAAGGAAGAGTGAAAGGAATCCAAAAATTCAATAAGTTTTCTTTTAAGGGTAAAATTCCGAGTTTGATATCTAAAGTCCAACGAAATATGTTGTAAAAAAGAATAGTTCCAATCGAAACTATTAAAAATGGAATATATACTTCTTGAAGTTTTGTTTTAATATTGTTCAATTCTCGATGTTGGTTTTAAATGCAAGCTAACGGTCTCGTATAAGAATAGTAGCGGATTTTACTCACTTACTTTTCGGCTAAACACTGACCTTCTTTATATTTACTTACTTTAGTTTTAACGACTAAACCGCTATTATTTTTATACATTGTTGTACACTGGCTTTTTTTCATTCAGGTTGGTTTTCAGCGTTGGCAAAGTCATACTCTTTGACAAGTTTTGGCTTGTGTGGCTGGTTTTTGAGCGACTTGGCAATGTGTATGGCTTTAGCGTTTGGCTTTTCAATCAAATATTCCAATAAATGTTCAGCCCAAGCTTTTGATAATAAAGGAGGAACTGCATTTCCGACTTGAACGTAATAGTTTCTCTTTGTTTTAGATATCAAATGAAAATCATCAGGAAAAGATTGAAACCTTAGACCTTCCCTAATTGTAATCATTCTATCTTCACTATAGTGAATATTACATCCAATATTTGGTCTGTTAAAATGTGTATTCAAAGTGTAACTAGGTTTTTCAGGGTCAAGTCTACCATAAGTAGTAGTTCTTCCTCCAGTGCTTTTAAAATACATTATACGTTTAGTGGAAACTTCATCGGGAATATCCATATAATTTCCACCAGGTTTTACGTGTTTAATTATTTCTTTGTCTGTCGGACTAGAATATGGTGTAATCTGTAAAGTTGTTTCATTTGAGTTTTTACGCATTAATGATTGGTAGTCACAAATAGGCTCTTGTTTATATTTAATATTTCCATTTTCTGTTGGAGATTCTAAATCTGAAATTGCCTCAAATGACGAAATCCATTGTTTTTTGTTAGGAACATTCTCAAAATGAGTTTGAGTTGGTGCAGTAATATCTGAACCTAATTTATTTCCTATGATGAAAACTCTCTTTCGTTTTTGTGGAACACCATAGTCAGCTGCATTTAAAGTGTAAATATTTATATGATAGCCAATATCTTCGAATGCTTTTTTTAGATTGTCAATTACTTTAGAACCATCAGAAGCTTTTGAAGATTTTATACCTGTTACATTTTCAAATAAGAATATTTTGGGCTGAATTTTATTTACTACTTCTAAATAAGAATAAACTAATGCAGACCTATCATCATTTGGGTTCCTTTTACCGATTCCCGAGAATCCTTGGCAAGGAGGACCGCCAATTATTACATCTGCACTTGGAATTGTTTCTAAGTTAATTTTAGTAATGTCTTCATTGATAATATGATTACCAATATTAAGTTTATAAGTTTCACAAGCATCTTCCAATATGTCATTAGCCCAAATGATATCATAGCCTGCTTGTTTAAATCCTAAATCTAAACCACCACAGCCTGAAAACAAGCCTATTACCTTAATTTTATTTTTTCTCATAATCTTCTGTCTTCTACTAAGTCTGCCAGGAATAATTCAAAATAATCTACCATTTCTCCAGCAGTTGCAAATCCCAAATTGTCCTTTGGGAAAATAATGTTACCAATGGCTAAGTCAAGATTTCTTCTTGGAGTTGTTAATCCTTCATCACCACTAAAATCTGGATTTGTAACATTGAGCGATTCAAAGACTGCAACTACTGATAATATTTCAGCTTGGGTAAACTGTGTCAAGTCTGGTATTCTGAATTTTTTAATTTGAAATCCCTCCAATTTTCTTAATCCCTCTTGATTATTTGCGTTTAATTCAAATTGAATTTGACCAAATGCGGAAAGTAAAAATGCAGTGATGAATTTATATTGCTCTTCGTCTGTTGCATTTGGATTTCTATTTTTCAAGTCATCGCAATAGAAAAAGTTTGTTGAAAGTGTGAAATTAGAATTTAATGGATTGAAATAAACGCAATGCTTTGTTCGGTCAGCTCTAGGTATTATTATTTTAGGACTATAGGTGTGGTTGACGGAATTATTTATTATTCTTTTCCATTTTAAGTTTCCAAAATCAGTATTACACGTATTGTAAAAATTATTTAAATCAAGACTTCCTGCAAGTGCAGAAGGAATCAGATTGTTTGATGAGTTATCTGCTTTACCAGGGAAATGAAAGGCTAAATCGTATTCTAAATCTGATACTTCGAAAATATAGTTTCTTCTTACATCATTATTCTTAATTCCATAGCCGATGTAATTGTTTAATGAATTTGGAATATCTATTCTGTTTTCGTTTGGTTTACTACCATTTCCAAAATAACTGTTTGAAGCTAAATCTTTAGTGGGGTAAATTAGTTTCGCTCCTCCATCATTTTCAGAATTACCTCTATTAACCTTTTCAAAATGGTGTTCAATATTGACTAAACAGTTTAAGTTTGAGAAGTTATCATACTTGTTGTCATTAAGATACTGTCGCCAATTATCTGTTGCAATTAAAGTATTTCTTGGAACAACTCTCAATTTGAATCCTGCGGTTGTTGTATCAGT
It includes:
- a CDS encoding tetratricopeptide repeat protein — encoded protein: MNKTLTLLFNILIFSTLQGQSVSEKIAIDACKYLDSINDIKILQDSIRGSITKSMANVMMEGSLDERKQITTVEGIRGTIKKAYDILPSYCYNVRRLVIENKKTKFYGLSSNFEANKYFDKGNDYLDSKKFKKAIKEFKSAIKLDPNFIYAIDHLAISYRIQEDYNSAVKYYKKSLEIFPEGNVALLNIAVCYSKLEDDENSIKKYAELKFLYPNDPEGYFGLAKMLLIKEDYENALDNLFIAHRIYLEANSEYQKDSQKLFEFISAKLEELGKSELIERKAKENNITIKE
- a CDS encoding rhomboid family intramembrane serine protease produces the protein MNNIKTKLQEVYIPFLIVSIGTILFYNIFRWTLDIKLGILPLKENLLNFWIPFTLPWIPILIWLRRRIRILNVRGKRDNGYFGYQFAMAAAMAVPIIISQNYIEKGSFDLNEISSISKVKELKNEKYFKINSFNIDHNSSLPYLTARTSGRNNDNLNFYLYLACPFEETSSIWYGVEYKKNLSNRINEQRKNSEYRTFLNKSEREFKTYNFQDVEYFERLGYSDDRDGFIEAIKERNPNLNEKEQIILVPKNDVFEERLGNSFFWIFGSFGIGALVLLVMVVIPKIDEKELNDFKKNKPLKEDDLKDMLGFLNPMGKNKATAILLLLNIIAFLIMTFDGLNIVSPTPKELLEIGGNRRIEVMNGEYWRLFSSMFIHGGILHLFMNLIGLGLGSSLLENILGSVKLIITYIVCGILASLASIYWHENTVSVGASGAIFGLYGLILAFTVFKIYPNYMRGMTWMLLGLYAGLSLLFGFLGGIDNAAHFGGLISGFVIGGILILTNKEQLKKNAS
- a CDS encoding DNA cytosine methyltransferase, with the translated sequence MRKNKIKVIGLFSGCGGLDLGFKQAGYDIIWANDILEDACETYKLNIGNHIINEDITKINLETIPSADVIIGGPPCQGFSGIGKRNPNDDRSALVYSYLEVVNKIQPKIFLFENVTGIKSSKASDGSKVIDNLKKAFEDIGYHINIYTLNAADYGVPQKRKRVFIIGNKLGSDITAPTQTHFENVPNKKQWISSFEAISDLESPTENGNIKYKQEPICDYQSLMRKNSNETTLQITPYSSPTDKEIIKHVKPGGNYMDIPDEVSTKRIMYFKSTGGRTTTYGRLDPEKPSYTLNTHFNRPNIGCNIHYSEDRMITIREGLRFQSFPDDFHLISKTKRNYYVQVGNAVPPLLSKAWAEHLLEYLIEKPNAKAIHIAKSLKNQPHKPKLVKEYDFANAENQPE